The Kribbella sp. HUAS MG21 genome includes the window GCGACCGCCGGCGTCTACCAGCTGGTGGCGATCACCCACGCCCACCAGGAGCCGGCGAAGCGGCAGCCGATCATCGCCGAGCTGGGCGACGGGCTCCGGGCGATGTCCGTCTACACCGCGGACGTGCTGCCCCGTCCGCACCCGAAGGTCGTGTACGAGTTCACCAACCTGCGCGGCCTGGTCGCCCTGCTCCGCGACGTCGACGTCCTGCTGGTCAACCCGGAGACGCCGTGCCAGAACGCGCTGCAACTCGGCGACAAGATGAACCAGCTGATGCTCGAGCTGCACGACGAGTACTGGGAGCCGGGCTACTTCTCCGGCCGCATCATCACCCGGCAGAGCAACGCCACCGAGCCCGGCCCGCTCCTGCACGGCCTGGCCTGCGGCGCACAGCTGTGCGCCACGAACGGCTACGCCTGGAACACCACGGAGCACCACGGCAACGGCTACAGCGCGGAACTCGCTCTGGTGGAGAAGTGGTGGGGCGTCAAGGTCCGCGAAGACTGGCTGCAGATCCAGCGCCGGCTGCTCGACCGCGAGGTCGGCTCGTCGGCCTGGGACGACGTACTGCGCACCCGTAACCTGCTGGCCGACCGTTTCGGTGGACCGGTTGGCGGTGCCCAGTGGCACCAGTACGACGAATCGGCGATCCGCCGGCGCGTCGCGGAGTCCGGCGCTCCGGTTCGTCCGGGCGAGAACCCCGAGCTCGACAGGGTCATAGCGGCTCGCCGCGAGTTGATCCTGATGGTCCTCCACTGCGAGCAGCGCCTTCGCGAAGACCACCTGCTCTCCGACGGCGGGTACGTACGCACAACCGCCGCCTGGGACCTCGGCCGTGCCTCCGCCATGGCCCGCTGGGGCCGGAGCACCCGCTTCTGCACCCAGGCCGAGATGTTCGACGCCCTCCGCGAGCTGAGCCAGGAGGCCCAACGCCGCTACACCTCGTGGGAGGAGTTCGGCGTCGGCTACCTGCTTGGCCGCTGCATCCAGTTCGACGGAGACTTCTCCCGGAGCTGGTACACCGAGGCCCGCGACATCCACGAGCGACTGCTCAGCAACGAGCAGAGCCCCTGGGTCACGGTCCCGTTCCGCCAGGCCGAAGCGGCATAGTTGGGGACATGACGCGTGCCGCCGAAGACCCGCCCCGCCCGGTAGAAGCTGCCGGCCCGGAGGTCGATCGGCGGGTGCTCACGCGGGAGGTCTGGCTGGTGCTCGCCCTCTCGCTGGGGGCGTCCGGTGTGGCCGCGATCATCTCGTTCACGGGCGTGCTGACGTCGGGCAAGGCGATCAGCGGGCAGACGGCAGTGATCGTGGGGTCCCGGGCGCCGGGGCGGCCGTGGCTGGATCTGGCGTGGCAGCTGTTCGCGGTGGTGACGGCGCTCGTGCCGGTCGCGCTGGTCGGGCACCTGTTGGCGCGCGGGCGCGAGTCGTTCCGGACGATCGGGTTCGACCTGCGCGACCGGATCCGCGACCTCGGGCGCGGTACGGCGATCGCGGCCGGCATCGGCGGTGCGGGCCTGGTGTTCTACCTCGGCGCGCACGCGACCGGCGCGAACCTGACCGTCGACCCGTCGCAGCTCCCGGACTACTGGTGGCGGATCCCGATCCTGATCGCGGTGTCGGCGCAGAACGCGATCCTCGAGGAAGTCATCGTGCTCGGCTACCTCAACCACCGCCTGGACCAGCTCGGCTGGTCCGCCCGCCGCGCGACCGCGACCAGTGCGCTGCTGCGCGGCTCGTACCACCTCTACCAGGGCCTCGGCGGCTTCGCCGGCAACGTGATCATGGGAGTGATCTTCGGCTACCTGTACCGGCGCTGGGGCCGTGTGATGCCGTTCGTGATCGCGCACACGCTGATCGACACCGTGGCCCTGATCGGGGCGACGTACCTGCTCGGTCACGTCTCCTGGCTGCCGAGCTGAGCATTGCTCAATTGATTGACTCGTAACCCATCGGCCCCCGGGCGGGTTGAGGGTGACGTGACAGTCAACGGGGAAATCACCAGTCCGCCGGAGATCGATTCCGGTCTGGCGGCCGCGGCGCTGGCCGTGTTCGCGCACCGGCACGAGGTCGTCCACCTGCTGTACGCCGCCACCGACGAGCCGGACGCGCTCGCCCGGATCGGCGGCCTGCTCAAGGTCGACGAGGCCACCATCGCCAGGGTCCTGGACCAGCCGCTGCGCTGGATGCTGCCGCAGTTCCGCTCCGAACTGGAGACGATCGCCGCCGCGCCCGAAGCGATGACCGCCCCGGCGGACCAGCCGCCGGCGGACCTGGAGTCGGCCGCGGTCAAGTAAGCCGCCGTACGACGCACCGTCCCAACGCATAGGTTGGTGCGGTGCAGACGTATGGGCGGGACCTTCTGGAGATCGCGGACGAGCTCACCACGGCGTACGTCGAGGTGTTCACCGCGCCACCGTTCGAGCACCGGGGTGTCGAGGAGACCCGGACCGCGTTCCGGGACCGGC containing:
- a CDS encoding DUF1266 domain-containing protein; this encodes MTTSDDNAGAFDDFDVVNDLVDSGYAVGDADDHDELVPRIAEPTDGPWIPPTPVERLLYRDKDDPDVSGYLSILATAGVYQLVAITHAHQEPAKRQPIIAELGDGLRAMSVYTADVLPRPHPKVVYEFTNLRGLVALLRDVDVLLVNPETPCQNALQLGDKMNQLMLELHDEYWEPGYFSGRIITRQSNATEPGPLLHGLACGAQLCATNGYAWNTTEHHGNGYSAELALVEKWWGVKVREDWLQIQRRLLDREVGSSAWDDVLRTRNLLADRFGGPVGGAQWHQYDESAIRRRVAESGAPVRPGENPELDRVIAARRELILMVLHCEQRLREDHLLSDGGYVRTTAAWDLGRASAMARWGRSTRFCTQAEMFDALRELSQEAQRRYTSWEEFGVGYLLGRCIQFDGDFSRSWYTEARDIHERLLSNEQSPWVTVPFRQAEAA
- a CDS encoding type II CAAX endopeptidase family protein, which codes for MTRAAEDPPRPVEAAGPEVDRRVLTREVWLVLALSLGASGVAAIISFTGVLTSGKAISGQTAVIVGSRAPGRPWLDLAWQLFAVVTALVPVALVGHLLARGRESFRTIGFDLRDRIRDLGRGTAIAAGIGGAGLVFYLGAHATGANLTVDPSQLPDYWWRIPILIAVSAQNAILEEVIVLGYLNHRLDQLGWSARRATATSALLRGSYHLYQGLGGFAGNVIMGVIFGYLYRRWGRVMPFVIAHTLIDTVALIGATYLLGHVSWLPS